A single genomic interval of Brevibacillus brevis harbors:
- a CDS encoding ABC transporter substrate-binding protein, which translates to MKKRVLSATMTSLVALAMLIAGCSSTSTTQAPAEQPKTETPAPATEPAKTGPKQLIVGRGADTKGLDPITQTDGETFKVTENIMDTLIGFADGSTELAPSLAEKWEVTPDGLVYTLKLRSGVKFHDGTDFNAEAVKYNFERWSDKSHPQHSPEGFEYYISQFGGYKGDANHVIKSVEAVDPTTVKFTLTRPLAPFLANLAMSPFAIGSPEALKKDVKKFNEHPIGTGPFKFVEWKRNDTITLEKNPDYWSPGYPKLDKLVFKVIPENTARLTALASGEIDLMDGLNTDDIPAVKDNKDLQLFLRPTNNIGYIGFNVEKKPLDNPKVREAIAYAINKPEIVTAFFDGVGEPAVNPMPKTMWGHNNDIKDREFNLDKAKQLLAEAGHPNGFKIKFWAMPVPRPYMPEGVKIAEAIQQDLKKIGVDAEIVTMEWATYLEKTRLGEQEMFMLGWTGDNGDPDNFLAVLLDKNSIGSNNYTRWANDEASQLMMKAQSTPDQAEREKLYKQVQEIIFKDVPMVPLAHSTPALAGKANIVDYNPHPKGSESLEKVDFK; encoded by the coding sequence ATGAAGAAGAGAGTTCTCTCCGCAACCATGACCAGCCTAGTAGCGCTGGCCATGCTGATTGCTGGATGCTCTAGCACGTCAACAACACAAGCGCCGGCAGAACAACCAAAGACAGAAACTCCGGCACCTGCTACTGAGCCTGCAAAAACTGGACCGAAGCAATTAATCGTTGGTCGCGGTGCAGACACAAAAGGGCTTGACCCAATCACGCAAACAGATGGTGAGACATTTAAGGTAACAGAGAACATTATGGATACATTGATTGGCTTCGCGGATGGCTCAACAGAGCTCGCTCCATCGCTGGCTGAGAAATGGGAAGTAACTCCTGATGGTCTCGTTTATACGCTGAAACTGAGATCAGGCGTAAAGTTTCACGATGGAACGGATTTCAATGCAGAGGCGGTCAAATACAACTTTGAGCGCTGGAGCGACAAGAGCCATCCACAACATTCACCAGAGGGCTTCGAGTATTACATCAGCCAATTCGGTGGATACAAGGGTGACGCGAATCACGTCATCAAATCCGTGGAAGCAGTCGATCCAACCACTGTAAAATTCACCTTGACTCGCCCATTGGCTCCATTCCTTGCCAACCTGGCAATGTCTCCTTTCGCGATTGGTTCGCCTGAGGCATTGAAAAAAGATGTTAAGAAATTCAATGAGCATCCAATCGGTACAGGGCCTTTCAAATTCGTAGAGTGGAAGCGTAATGACACGATCACGCTCGAGAAAAACCCTGATTACTGGAGCCCAGGATATCCGAAGCTGGATAAATTGGTGTTCAAGGTTATTCCGGAAAACACGGCACGTCTGACTGCTTTGGCTTCTGGTGAGATCGACTTGATGGATGGTCTGAACACAGATGATATCCCGGCAGTAAAAGACAACAAAGACCTGCAACTCTTCCTGCGCCCTACTAATAACATTGGATACATCGGCTTTAACGTAGAGAAGAAGCCACTCGACAATCCAAAAGTTCGTGAAGCCATTGCTTATGCAATTAACAAACCTGAAATCGTAACAGCCTTCTTCGATGGAGTTGGAGAACCAGCAGTCAATCCAATGCCAAAAACCATGTGGGGACATAACAACGATATTAAAGATCGTGAGTTTAACCTCGATAAAGCAAAACAATTGCTGGCGGAAGCAGGACATCCAAACGGCTTTAAAATCAAGTTCTGGGCAATGCCAGTTCCACGTCCGTACATGCCAGAAGGTGTGAAGATTGCAGAAGCAATCCAGCAAGACCTGAAGAAAATCGGGGTTGATGCTGAGATCGTGACGATGGAATGGGCAACGTATTTGGAAAAGACTCGTTTGGGTGAGCAAGAAATGTTTATGCTTGGTTGGACAGGTGACAATGGCGACCCTGACAACTTCCTGGCCGTCTTGCTCGACAAAAACAGCATTGGTAGCAACAACTATACACGCTGGGCAAACGACGAAGCTTCTCAATTGATGATGAAGGCTCAGTCCACTCCAGACCAAGCAGAGCGCGAAAAACTGTACAAACAAGTACAAGAGATCATCTTCAAAGATGTGCCAATGGTTCCGCTGGCACACTCTACACCAGCATTGGCAGGAAAAGCGAATATCGTAGACTACAACCCGCATCCAAAAGGATCTGAAAGTTTGGAAAAGGTAGATTTCAAGTAA
- a CDS encoding ABC transporter permease, which translates to MALLAYSIRRILMLIPVLVGMSIIVFSIIRAIPGDPALTILGEKATPQAIADIREALGLNNPWYIQYFDYMKDILSGNLGESLQTNAPISDEILPYLAATTELTIVSMLIAVFIGVNAGILSAWKQNSWFDYCAMLIALVGVSMPIFWLGLMEQWVFAQELKWLPSVGRDDSRNPVEAITHFYILDTMIAGQWDQLWEVIKHLILPGIALGTIPMAIIARITRSSMLEVMRADYVRTARAKGLTQFWVVYKHALKNAMIPVLTVIGLQTGLLLGGAVLTETIFGWPGVGRYIVTAIGNRDYPVIQSGILVIATIFVLINLLVDLLYAYIDPRIKYR; encoded by the coding sequence ATGGCATTGCTAGCTTACAGCATTCGAAGAATTTTAATGCTCATTCCTGTCTTAGTGGGCATGTCAATCATCGTTTTTTCCATTATTCGTGCCATCCCTGGTGATCCGGCTTTGACGATTTTGGGAGAAAAGGCAACACCACAAGCGATTGCAGACATACGAGAGGCATTGGGTTTGAATAATCCGTGGTACATACAGTATTTCGATTATATGAAAGATATTTTGAGCGGCAATCTTGGGGAATCATTGCAAACGAATGCGCCGATTTCAGATGAAATCTTGCCTTATTTGGCGGCGACGACTGAACTTACGATTGTGAGTATGCTTATTGCTGTGTTTATCGGTGTAAATGCAGGGATTCTTTCTGCGTGGAAGCAAAACTCCTGGTTTGACTACTGTGCGATGTTGATCGCCTTGGTTGGTGTATCCATGCCAATTTTTTGGTTAGGTTTGATGGAGCAGTGGGTGTTTGCCCAAGAACTGAAATGGCTGCCATCAGTTGGTCGCGACGATTCGCGTAATCCCGTAGAGGCCATTACGCACTTTTATATACTGGATACGATGATCGCTGGTCAGTGGGATCAGCTTTGGGAAGTCATCAAGCATTTGATCCTGCCAGGAATTGCGTTAGGTACGATTCCGATGGCGATCATTGCACGCATCACTCGTTCAAGCATGCTGGAAGTCATGCGTGCCGACTATGTCAGAACCGCTCGTGCAAAAGGGCTGACGCAGTTTTGGGTCGTGTACAAGCATGCGCTGAAAAATGCGATGATCCCTGTCTTGACGGTAATTGGATTGCAAACAGGGTTGCTGTTGGGTGGAGCTGTTTTGACAGAAACGATCTTCGGATGGCCAGGTGTCGGTCGTTATATTGTAACCGCCATTGGAAACCGTGACTATCCGGTTATCCAATCCGGTATCCTTGTGATCGCGACGATTTTCGTCCTGATCAACCTCTTGGTCGACCTTCTGTACGCCTATATCGATCCACGCATCAAATATCGCTAA
- a CDS encoding ABC transporter permease, which produces MAQPQLQPQDQVVPLKVKQEEVVSPWKDAWRTLRKNKLALVGFGIILFFIVVAVLAPWIAPYPYDEGKLVMKNKPPSEEHWFGTDYNGRDVFSRVIYGAQISLWVGTFSVIGSVLAGTLLGLVAGYYGRWIDTIISRLFDIMLAFPSILLAIAVVAILGPSLQNALIAIAIINIPTFGRLVRARVLSLKEEEFVMAARAIGMKNSRIIMQHILPNSLAPIIVTGTMGIATAIIEAAALGFLGLGAQAPEPEWGKMLADSRQYIQKAPWTVIFPGLSIMLTVLGFNLIGDGLRDALDPRMKS; this is translated from the coding sequence ATGGCACAACCACAATTACAACCACAAGATCAGGTAGTACCTTTAAAAGTGAAGCAAGAAGAAGTAGTCTCTCCTTGGAAGGATGCATGGAGGACGCTACGAAAAAACAAGCTGGCGCTGGTGGGCTTCGGGATTATTTTGTTTTTCATTGTTGTGGCGGTATTAGCTCCATGGATTGCGCCGTATCCGTACGACGAAGGTAAGCTAGTAATGAAAAACAAACCACCTTCCGAAGAGCATTGGTTTGGAACAGATTACAATGGTCGTGATGTGTTTAGTCGCGTTATTTATGGGGCACAAATCTCCTTGTGGGTAGGGACGTTCTCTGTCATTGGCTCCGTTCTCGCAGGGACCTTGCTCGGTCTTGTGGCAGGATATTATGGCAGATGGATTGATACAATCATTTCGCGTCTCTTTGATATTATGCTTGCGTTTCCAAGTATTCTTTTGGCAATCGCTGTCGTTGCCATCTTGGGGCCTTCTTTGCAAAATGCCTTGATTGCGATTGCGATTATTAACATTCCGACATTTGGACGCTTGGTGCGCGCCCGCGTATTGAGTTTGAAGGAAGAAGAATTCGTCATGGCCGCACGGGCAATCGGGATGAAAAATTCCCGGATTATCATGCAGCATATTTTGCCGAACAGCCTCGCACCAATCATTGTGACAGGGACGATGGGGATCGCCACAGCGATAATCGAAGCAGCAGCACTTGGCTTTCTTGGACTGGGAGCACAAGCGCCAGAACCGGAATGGGGAAAAATGCTCGCTGATTCACGTCAGTACATTCAGAAAGCACCATGGACTGTTATTTTTCCAGGGCTCTCTATCATGCTGACAGTTCTCGGCTTTAACTTAATTGGGGACGGTTTGCGCGATGCACTCGACCCGCGGATGAAGAGCTAG